In one Melaminivora jejuensis genomic region, the following are encoded:
- the rng gene encoding ribonuclease G, with product MQQDILINWSPQETRVAVVENGAVQELHVERTLERGLVGNVYLGKVSRVLPGMQSAFIDIGLERAAFLHVGDVWHRQEGGEAPMFARKGEPPVPIERQVFEGQPLMVQVIKDPIGSKGARLSTQISVAGRLLVFLPQDDHIGISQKIPSAEREALRARLQVLVGDKASGGGGGFILRTNGEDASDEELAEDIAYLRKTWGRIRQAALERPAGSLLHQDLNLLQRVLRDLASEHTQSIRIDSREQFELLLGFGREFMPAAAPKLQLYKGERPIFDLYAIDEEIGRALGRRVDLKSGGYLIVDQTEALTTIDVNTGGYVGARNFDDTIFKTNLEAAGAIARQLRLRNLGGIVIADFIDMAREEHRAAVLAEFRKHLARDRVKTMVGGFSQLGLVEMTRKRTRESLAHMLCEPCPTCAGVGEVKTARSVCYDILREVLREARQFNPREFRVVASPKVIELFLDEENQHLAGLSDFIGKPISLQAESGMGQEQYDIVLL from the coding sequence ATGCAACAAGACATTCTCATCAACTGGTCGCCCCAGGAAACGCGCGTCGCCGTGGTCGAAAACGGTGCCGTGCAGGAGCTGCACGTCGAGCGCACGCTGGAGCGCGGCTTGGTCGGCAACGTGTACCTGGGCAAGGTCTCGCGCGTGCTGCCGGGTATGCAGTCGGCCTTCATCGACATCGGGCTGGAGCGCGCGGCCTTTTTGCACGTCGGCGACGTGTGGCATCGCCAGGAGGGCGGCGAGGCGCCCATGTTCGCGCGCAAGGGCGAGCCGCCCGTGCCGATTGAGCGCCAGGTCTTCGAGGGCCAGCCGCTCATGGTGCAGGTCATCAAGGATCCGATCGGCAGCAAGGGCGCACGTCTTTCGACCCAGATCAGCGTGGCCGGGCGGCTGCTGGTGTTCCTGCCGCAGGACGACCACATCGGCATCTCGCAAAAAATCCCGTCTGCCGAGCGCGAGGCGCTGCGCGCGCGGCTGCAGGTGCTGGTGGGCGACAAGGCATCGGGCGGGGGAGGCGGCTTCATCCTGCGCACCAACGGCGAGGACGCCAGCGACGAGGAACTGGCCGAGGACATCGCCTACCTGCGCAAGACCTGGGGCCGCATCCGCCAGGCGGCGCTGGAGCGCCCAGCCGGCTCGCTGCTGCACCAGGATCTGAACCTGCTGCAGCGGGTGCTGCGCGACCTGGCCAGCGAGCACACGCAGTCGATCCGCATTGACTCGCGCGAGCAGTTCGAGCTGCTGTTGGGTTTCGGGCGTGAGTTCATGCCGGCGGCGGCGCCCAAGCTGCAGCTGTACAAGGGCGAGCGACCGATTTTTGACCTGTACGCCATCGATGAGGAGATTGGCCGGGCGCTGGGCCGGCGCGTCGATCTCAAGTCCGGCGGCTATCTGATCGTCGATCAGACCGAGGCGCTCACGACCATCGACGTGAACACTGGCGGCTATGTGGGCGCGCGCAACTTTGACGACACCATCTTCAAGACCAATCTGGAGGCCGCCGGGGCGATTGCCCGCCAGCTGCGCCTGCGCAACCTGGGCGGCATCGTGATTGCCGACTTCATCGATATGGCGCGCGAGGAGCACCGCGCGGCCGTGCTGGCCGAGTTCAGGAAGCACTTGGCGCGCGATCGGGTCAAGACCATGGTGGGCGGCTTCTCGCAGCTCGGCCTGGTGGAGATGACGCGCAAACGCACGCGCGAATCGCTGGCGCACATGCTGTGCGAGCCGTGCCCGACCTGCGCCGGCGTGGGCGAGGTCAAGACGGCGCGCAGCGTGTGCTACGACATCCTGCGCGAGGTGCTGAGGGAGGCGCGCCAGTTCAACCCGCGCGAGTTCCGCGTGGTGGCCTCGCCCAAGGTCATCGAGCTGTTCCTGGATGAGGAGAACCAGCACTTGGCCGGCCTGTCGGACTTCATCGGCAAGCCCATCTCGCTGCAAGCGGAAAGCGGCATGGGGCAGGAGCAGTACGACATCGTGCTGCTGTGA
- a CDS encoding cytochrome D1 domain-containing protein, with translation MPSDTPLPLSPCALPTLPAMHRRTAVLTLAGSCLMPSAKALHAAQGEAPAPSQAEAEADIRASRQTFAAPTDASPEPPAWASAGRELFIAIEGDGHLSLLDGTHLAVLARQRIRPQLLPAVHLAPDRRHAFLATRDGWVVKYDLWRSRQAAQVRIGQRLQGLLLSGDGRWLLAASDAPGAVALFDAELHLARLHRAATLDGRQTSRIAALQHAPLRRSFIVALRDIPQLWEISYDPGAAPIYDGLVHDYRMGEAIARPGHLGVRRTPLGAPLRQLRLDPAQRYLLGAGPDYAGMAMLHLDARVQISLTPEPGQPSPATGAFFTWQGRSALASANRHAALLHVFDLEKRQSIRSLVPAAAGTFVASHVAAAHLWTDAALPGTLALYDKDTLEPTGALDIPGGTPTQTLFSRDGRHALVSVQGQEANTGALLIHDTQSLREIRRLPMRAPCSVQPVPFVNPVLALDH, from the coding sequence ATGCCCTCCGACACGCCACTGCCGCTCTCACCCTGCGCCCTGCCCACCCTCCCAGCCATGCACCGGCGCACTGCCGTACTGACGCTAGCGGGCAGTTGCCTGATGCCATCCGCCAAGGCTCTGCACGCAGCCCAGGGCGAAGCGCCGGCGCCGTCCCAGGCCGAGGCCGAGGCCGACATCCGCGCCTCCCGCCAGACCTTCGCTGCGCCCACCGATGCAAGCCCCGAGCCACCCGCCTGGGCCAGTGCCGGGCGGGAGTTGTTCATCGCCATCGAGGGTGATGGGCACCTGAGCCTGCTGGACGGCACGCACCTGGCAGTCCTGGCACGCCAGCGCATCCGCCCGCAACTGCTGCCCGCCGTACACCTGGCCCCCGACCGGCGCCATGCTTTCCTGGCCACACGCGATGGCTGGGTCGTGAAATACGACCTGTGGCGCAGCCGGCAGGCAGCGCAGGTGCGCATTGGCCAACGGCTGCAGGGCTTACTGTTGAGCGGCGATGGCCGCTGGCTGCTGGCTGCCAGCGATGCCCCAGGCGCCGTCGCCCTGTTCGACGCCGAGCTGCACCTGGCCCGGCTGCACCGCGCCGCCACGCTGGACGGCAGGCAGACATCGCGCATCGCCGCCCTGCAGCACGCGCCGCTGCGCCGCAGCTTCATCGTCGCGCTGCGCGACATCCCGCAGCTCTGGGAGATCTCCTACGACCCTGGCGCCGCGCCCATCTACGACGGCCTGGTGCATGACTACCGCATGGGCGAGGCCATCGCCCGGCCTGGCCATCTGGGCGTGCGCCGCACCCCGCTGGGCGCGCCGCTGCGGCAATTGCGGCTCGACCCGGCCCAGCGCTACCTGCTGGGTGCCGGCCCGGATTACGCCGGCATGGCCATGCTGCACCTGGACGCGCGAGTGCAGATCAGCCTGACACCCGAGCCTGGCCAGCCCAGCCCGGCCACGGGCGCCTTCTTCACCTGGCAGGGGCGCAGCGCCCTGGCCAGCGCCAATCGCCACGCTGCGCTGCTGCACGTGTTCGACCTGGAAAAGCGCCAGAGCATCCGCTCCCTGGTGCCCGCAGCCGCAGGGACTTTCGTCGCCAGCCACGTGGCGGCGGCCCACCTGTGGACGGATGCTGCCCTGCCCGGCACGCTGGCGCTGTACGACAAGGACACGCTGGAGCCGACCGGCGCACTGGACATCCCGGGCGGCACGCCGACCCAGACGCTGTTCAGCCGCGATGGCCGCCATGCGCTGGTCAGCGTGCAGGGGCAGGAGGCCAATACCGGCGCGCTGCTCATCCACGACACGCAGAGCCTGCGCGAGATCAGGCGCCTGCCCATGCGCGCGCCTTGCAGCGTCCAGCCAGTGCCTTTTGTCAATCCGGTGCTGGCACTGGATCATTGA
- the rnhA gene encoding ribonuclease HI, translated as MTEVVIYTDGACKGNPGPGGWGVLLRAGTLEKELFGGELGTTNNRMELMAVIQALSALKRPCQVQLYLDSQYVRQGITSWIHGWKKKGWRTAAGQPVKNVELWQRLDQLAHGAGHRIDWHWVRGHAGDPGNERADALANRGVELALAA; from the coding sequence CTGACCGAGGTGGTGATCTATACCGATGGGGCTTGCAAGGGCAATCCGGGGCCGGGTGGCTGGGGTGTGCTGCTGCGCGCGGGCACGCTGGAAAAGGAGCTGTTCGGCGGCGAGCTGGGTACTACCAACAACCGCATGGAGCTGATGGCCGTGATCCAGGCGCTGTCGGCGCTCAAGCGGCCCTGCCAGGTGCAGCTGTACCTGGACAGCCAGTACGTGCGCCAGGGCATCACGAGCTGGATCCACGGCTGGAAGAAAAAGGGCTGGCGCACGGCTGCTGGCCAGCCGGTCAAGAACGTCGAGCTGTGGCAGCGCCTCGATCAGCTGGCGCATGGCGCCGGGCACCGCATCGATTGGCACTGGGTGCGCGGCCATGCCGGCGACCCCGGCAACGAGCGCGCCGACGCGCTGGCCAATCGCGGCGTGGAGCTGGCGCTGGCGGCCTGA
- a CDS encoding class I SAM-dependent methyltransferase — protein MSGEIIGLHQWFGSAPGRYLLDWEQARYDELVADVFGFHALQLGLPALQGLRANRMPHRWLALSQEESRDSGLQGSRPALLAEAVMLPFPEASLDLVLMPHTLELSVEPHAALREVHRVLVPEGRVVISGLNPWSLWGLRQKRARLYQRLGAGGQLYLPESGEFIAPGRLRDWLQLLGFELESVSFGCFRPAVSSQRWLQQYEWMDGLGARWWPVLGAGHVTVAVKRVAGARLLEPAWRTAAAPVAAQAQVAQRRAG, from the coding sequence ATGAGCGGCGAAATTATAGGTTTGCATCAATGGTTCGGGTCTGCCCCAGGCCGCTATCTGCTGGACTGGGAGCAAGCCCGCTATGACGAGCTGGTGGCGGATGTGTTCGGCTTTCATGCGCTGCAGCTGGGTCTGCCGGCCCTGCAGGGCCTGCGCGCCAACCGTATGCCGCACCGCTGGCTGGCGCTGAGCCAGGAGGAAAGCCGCGACAGCGGGCTGCAGGGTAGCAGACCGGCGCTGCTGGCCGAAGCGGTCATGCTGCCCTTCCCCGAGGCCAGTCTGGACTTGGTGCTGATGCCGCACACCCTGGAGCTCAGCGTGGAGCCGCACGCCGCGCTGCGCGAAGTCCACCGCGTGCTGGTGCCCGAGGGCCGGGTGGTCATCAGCGGCCTCAATCCCTGGAGCCTGTGGGGCCTGCGGCAAAAGCGCGCCCGGCTGTACCAGCGCCTGGGCGCGGGCGGTCAGCTGTATCTGCCCGAAAGCGGCGAATTCATCGCCCCGGGACGCCTGCGCGACTGGCTGCAGCTGCTGGGCTTCGAGCTGGAGAGCGTGAGTTTTGGCTGCTTTCGGCCTGCCGTGTCCAGCCAGCGCTGGCTGCAGCAGTACGAGTGGATGGACGGCCTGGGCGCGCGCTGGTGGCCGGTGCTGGGCGCAGGCCATGTGACGGTGGCTGTCAAGCGCGTGGCTGGTGCGCGGCTGCTGGAGCCAGCGTGGCGCACGGCAGCGGCGCCGGTGGCCGCGCAGGCGCAGGTGGCGCAGCGGCGGGCCGGATGA
- the gloB gene encoding hydroxyacylglutathione hydrolase: MKLLPLPAFADNYIWMLQGAQGAIVVDPGDAAPVLAALRGAGVPLQAILVTHHHGDHVGGVTELQQATGAQVHAPATEAELPQPVHRVAGGQSIQALGLHFQVIDVPGHTAGHIAYFCADAPGGPLLFCGDTLFSGGCGRIFEGTPAQMLASLDRLAALPDDTRVCCAHEYTLSNLKFARAVEPANAELLQYSQRCEALRAQGRPTLPAALALERQINPFLRVRVPAVAQAARRFDSSVDTASPASVLAALRQWKNEFR; this comes from the coding sequence ATGAAGTTGCTGCCGCTGCCCGCTTTCGCCGACAACTACATCTGGATGCTGCAAGGCGCGCAAGGCGCCATCGTGGTAGACCCGGGTGATGCTGCGCCTGTGCTGGCAGCGCTGCGCGGCGCAGGGGTGCCGCTGCAGGCAATTTTAGTCACCCACCACCACGGCGATCATGTCGGCGGCGTGACCGAACTGCAGCAGGCCACCGGCGCCCAGGTTCACGCCCCAGCCACCGAGGCCGAGCTGCCGCAGCCCGTCCACCGCGTCGCCGGCGGCCAGAGCATCCAGGCGCTGGGCCTGCATTTCCAGGTCATCGACGTGCCCGGCCACACCGCTGGCCACATCGCCTATTTCTGCGCCGATGCGCCCGGCGGGCCGCTGCTGTTTTGCGGCGACACGCTGTTTTCCGGCGGCTGCGGGCGCATCTTCGAGGGCACGCCGGCGCAGATGCTGGCCTCGCTCGACCGCCTGGCCGCGCTGCCGGATGACACCCGGGTCTGCTGCGCCCACGAATACACCCTGTCCAACCTGAAGTTCGCGCGTGCGGTGGAGCCAGCCAACGCCGAGCTGCTCCAGTACAGCCAGCGCTGCGAGGCCCTGCGCGCGCAGGGCCGGCCCACCCTGCCCGCCGCGCTGGCGCTGGAGCGCCAGATCAACCCCTTTCTGCGCGTGCGCGTGCCCGCCGTGGCCCAGGCCGCACGCCGCTTCGACAGCAGCGTGGACACGGCCTCGCCCGCATCCGTCCTGGCCGCGCTGCGCCAATGGAAAAACGAATTCCGATGA
- a CDS encoding transglycosylase SLT domain-containing protein: MKFLHLLLLASLLLTGCATTSTPDASAPADSSPAAAAHQPLYPTGPLRPITAGSTRAQAVAGIDAPADLWDRIRRGFAMPDLDSELVADREQWYANRPDYMQRMTERSRKYLFHIVEELERRGMPTELALLPYIESAFNPQAVSSAKAAGMWQFMPATGTYFDLKQNAFRDDRRDVLASTRAALDYLQKLHGMFGDWHLALAAYNWGEGSVARAIAKNEKLGLGTSYPELSMPAETRMYVPKLQAVKNIVAEPERFGAELPLILNHPYFQSVEITRDIDVALVASLAGIREEDFRALNPSLHRPVILAAGMPRILLPWDNAQVFRRNLQAYSEGQYASWTVWTVPSNMTAAAAAQRAGMSEADLRQLNGIPPRMMIKAGSALMVPRAATTRQDVSSHLADNGQIAFTPEIVTRRTSVRAAKRGETVAAIARRYKVSAADVADWNDVKVGSRFKAGEAVTMYLPVRLTATSLARTSPRQPVAAAPRGKVAATKARAPIARTATASARPAAKARVR; the protein is encoded by the coding sequence ATGAAATTCCTGCACCTGCTGCTGCTGGCCAGCCTGCTGCTGACCGGCTGTGCCACCACCAGCACGCCCGACGCCTCCGCCCCTGCCGACTCCAGCCCCGCCGCCGCCGCGCACCAGCCGCTGTACCCCACCGGGCCGCTGCGCCCGATCACGGCAGGCAGCACCCGGGCGCAGGCCGTCGCCGGCATCGACGCCCCGGCCGACCTGTGGGATCGCATCCGCCGCGGCTTTGCCATGCCCGACCTGGACAGCGAGCTGGTCGCCGACCGCGAGCAGTGGTATGCCAACCGCCCGGACTACATGCAGCGCATGACCGAGCGCTCGCGCAAGTACCTGTTCCACATCGTCGAGGAGCTGGAGCGCCGCGGGATGCCGACCGAGCTGGCGCTGCTGCCCTACATCGAGAGCGCCTTCAACCCGCAGGCCGTCTCCAGCGCCAAGGCCGCCGGCATGTGGCAGTTCATGCCGGCCACGGGGACGTATTTCGACCTCAAGCAAAACGCCTTCCGCGATGACCGGCGCGACGTGCTGGCCTCCACCCGTGCGGCGCTGGACTACCTGCAAAAGCTCCACGGCATGTTCGGCGACTGGCACCTGGCCCTGGCCGCCTACAACTGGGGCGAGGGCAGCGTGGCCCGCGCCATCGCCAAGAACGAGAAACTCGGCCTGGGCACGAGCTACCCGGAGCTTTCCATGCCCGCCGAGACGCGCATGTATGTGCCCAAGCTGCAGGCGGTGAAGAACATCGTGGCCGAGCCAGAGCGCTTCGGCGCCGAGCTGCCGCTGATCCTGAACCACCCCTACTTCCAGAGCGTGGAGATCACACGCGACATCGACGTGGCGCTGGTGGCCAGCCTGGCCGGCATCCGCGAGGAGGACTTCCGCGCGCTCAACCCGTCGCTGCACCGGCCCGTCATCCTGGCTGCCGGAATGCCGCGCATCCTGCTGCCCTGGGACAACGCGCAGGTCTTCCGGCGCAACCTGCAGGCCTACAGCGAAGGCCAGTACGCCAGCTGGACGGTGTGGACAGTGCCCAGCAACATGACCGCAGCCGCCGCCGCCCAGCGCGCCGGCATGAGCGAGGCCGACCTGCGCCAGCTCAACGGCATCCCGCCGCGCATGATGATCAAGGCCGGCTCGGCGCTGATGGTGCCGCGCGCCGCCACCACGCGCCAGGACGTATCCAGCCACCTGGCGGACAACGGCCAGATCGCCTTCACGCCCGAGATCGTCACGCGCCGCACCAGCGTGCGCGCGGCCAAGCGCGGCGAGACCGTGGCCGCCATCGCCCGGCGCTACAAGGTCAGCGCCGCCGACGTGGCCGACTGGAACGATGTCAAGGTGGGCAGCCGCTTCAAGGCGGGCGAGGCCGTGACCATGTATCTGCCGGTGCGCCTGACCGCCACCTCGCTGGCACGCACCAGCCCACGCCAGCCGGTGGCCGCCGCCCCGCGCGGCAAGGTGGCTGCGACCAAGGCCCGCGCGCCGATTGCCCGCACGGCCACCGCCAGCGCCCGCCCGGCAGCCAAGGCACGGGTGCGCTGA
- a CDS encoding ABC transporter substrate-binding protein gives MFDSASSRRQWFSQLACLGATAALPRSTLAWPAAGAQDQGGGQPPLRIAVGARGTLYHLPLLVAQELDYFAQEKLAVRIVDFSAGAQAVQALASGAVDVCCGAYEHVVRGQLQGRDWRSLALLARAPQIALMAPAHLRLDADPGRLATLRIGVTAPGSSTHYLARLWLQGAGIPADAAQFVPVGVGTTALDALRQGRIHALCHADPLLTLLEQRSRVTVLADTRSLKGTAQVYGGPMPGGCLFAAQTFIQSQPEQAQALANAMVRALRWLQTASPADLAQIVPKAYLLGDRGAYLAAFEKVRETLSPDGLMPADGPVTALRAVQRMRPEASQQARVALERTFSNTWAHRARAKLERV, from the coding sequence ATGTTCGATTCTGCTTCGTCGCGTCGCCAGTGGTTCAGCCAGCTGGCCTGTCTGGGGGCCACGGCTGCACTGCCCCGCTCCACCCTTGCCTGGCCTGCAGCGGGCGCACAAGACCAGGGAGGCGGCCAGCCGCCGCTACGCATTGCCGTCGGCGCACGCGGCACGCTCTACCACCTGCCGCTGCTGGTGGCGCAGGAGCTGGACTACTTCGCCCAGGAAAAGCTGGCGGTGCGCATCGTGGATTTTTCTGCCGGCGCCCAGGCCGTGCAGGCCTTGGCCAGCGGTGCGGTCGATGTGTGCTGCGGTGCCTACGAGCACGTGGTGCGCGGCCAGCTGCAGGGCCGCGACTGGCGCAGCCTGGCGCTGCTGGCCCGGGCGCCGCAGATCGCCCTGATGGCGCCGGCCCATCTGCGCCTGGACGCCGACCCGGGGCGGCTGGCGACGCTGCGCATCGGGGTTACTGCGCCGGGCTCGTCCACCCACTACCTGGCTCGCCTGTGGCTGCAGGGTGCCGGCATACCTGCCGATGCGGCCCAGTTCGTGCCGGTGGGCGTCGGCACGACGGCGCTGGACGCCCTGCGCCAGGGCCGCATCCACGCCCTGTGCCATGCCGATCCGCTGCTGACCCTGCTGGAGCAGCGCAGCCGTGTCACGGTGCTGGCCGACACGCGCTCGCTCAAGGGCACGGCGCAGGTCTATGGCGGCCCCATGCCGGGTGGCTGCCTGTTTGCCGCGCAGACTTTCATCCAGAGCCAGCCGGAGCAGGCCCAGGCGCTGGCCAATGCCATGGTGCGGGCGCTGCGCTGGCTGCAGACCGCCAGCCCGGCCGATCTGGCGCAGATCGTGCCCAAGGCCTATCTGCTGGGTGATCGCGGCGCCTACCTCGCGGCCTTCGAGAAGGTGCGCGAGACTCTCTCGCCCGACGGCCTGATGCCCGCCGACGGCCCGGTCACTGCGCTGCGCGCCGTGCAGCGCATGCGGCCCGAGGCCAGCCAGCAAGCCCGCGTGGCGCTGGAGCGCACCTTCAGCAACACCTGGGCGCACAGGGCGCGCGCCAAGCTGGAGCGGGTTTGA
- a CDS encoding LysR family transcriptional regulator translates to MDWDNLRYFLELARSGTLAAAARRTGVEHTTVARRIQALEKQMGAPLFVREAAGHRLSEAGRHLLPAVEAMEAAVLGVERAAPANAAASGPAGLVRVGVTEGFGTLILAPHLARLTRQHPHLSIDLLAVPRMLHLSRREADIVISLERPKRGSVLVTKLADYALHLYGQREYLARRPLVARREDLRHHDFVSYVDDLLFSKELQFIDQLWPPERFALRSTSVTAQYEAVRAGAGLAVLPAFLADRDPTLARVLPGEARFIRTFWMSMPAEAKHLARTQAVWAHLKDVGQREAARLMPG, encoded by the coding sequence ATGGACTGGGACAACCTGCGCTATTTCCTGGAGCTGGCTCGCTCGGGCACGCTGGCCGCCGCCGCCCGGCGCACGGGCGTGGAGCACACGACGGTGGCGCGGCGCATCCAGGCGCTGGAGAAACAGATGGGCGCGCCGCTGTTCGTGCGCGAGGCGGCAGGGCACCGCCTGTCCGAGGCGGGCCGCCATTTGCTGCCCGCCGTCGAGGCCATGGAGGCTGCCGTGCTGGGCGTGGAGCGCGCCGCCCCGGCCAATGCCGCCGCCAGCGGCCCGGCTGGCCTGGTGCGCGTGGGGGTGACCGAGGGCTTTGGCACGCTGATCCTGGCGCCGCACCTGGCGCGCCTGACACGTCAGCATCCGCACCTGTCCATCGACCTGCTGGCCGTGCCGCGCATGTTGCACCTGTCGCGGCGCGAGGCCGACATCGTGATCTCGCTGGAGCGGCCCAAGCGCGGCTCGGTGCTGGTCACCAAATTGGCCGACTACGCGCTGCACCTGTACGGCCAGCGCGAGTACCTGGCGCGCCGCCCACTGGTGGCGCGGCGCGAGGACTTGCGGCACCACGATTTCGTCAGCTACGTCGATGACCTGCTGTTTTCCAAGGAGCTGCAGTTCATCGACCAGCTGTGGCCGCCCGAGCGCTTTGCCCTGCGCAGCACCAGCGTCACCGCGCAGTACGAGGCGGTGCGTGCCGGTGCCGGTCTGGCGGTGCTGCCGGCCTTCCTGGCCGACCGCGACCCGACCCTGGCGCGCGTGCTGCCGGGCGAGGCGCGCTTCATCCGCACCTTCTGGATGAGTATGCCGGCGGAGGCCAAGCACCTGGCACGCACGCAGGCGGTGTGGGCGCATCTCAAGGATGTCGGCCAGCGCGAGGCAGCACGCCTGATGCCGGGGTGA
- a CDS encoding CoA-acylating methylmalonate-semialdehyde dehydrogenase: MDASTSQAVKVPTVKLLINGQLVESKTTQWRNVVNPATQEVLAHVPFATPEEVGEAVANAKEAFKTWRKTPIGTRARIFLKLQQLIRENMKELAALLTAEQGKTLPDAEGDVFRGLEVVEHASAIGNLQLGELANNVANGVDTYTVMQPLGVCAGITPFNFPAMIPLWMFPMAIATGNTFVLKPSEQDPMVTMRLCELALEAGIPPGVLNVVHGGEDVVNAICDHPDIKAISFVGSTKVGTHVYNRASLAGKRVQCMMGAKNHAIVMPDAHKEQSLNALVGAAFGAAGQRCMAISVVVLVGEARNWVSDIVEKAKGLKVSAGTTPGADLGPVISCQARERVESLIERGVQEGAKLELDGRNPKVEGFEKGNFVGPTIFSGVKPGMTIYDQEVFGPVLAIVEADDLEQAIDFINANPNGNGTAIFTQSGAAARMFQEDIDVGQVGINLPVPVPVPLFSFTGSRASKLGDLGPYGKQVVLFYTQTKTVTARWFDDSTLHHGVNTTISLK, encoded by the coding sequence ATGGACGCATCCACCTCGCAAGCCGTCAAGGTTCCCACCGTCAAGCTCTTGATCAACGGCCAGCTGGTCGAGTCCAAGACCACCCAGTGGCGCAACGTGGTCAACCCGGCCACCCAGGAAGTGCTGGCCCACGTGCCCTTTGCCACGCCCGAGGAAGTGGGCGAGGCCGTGGCCAACGCCAAGGAGGCCTTCAAGACCTGGCGCAAGACGCCCATCGGCACGCGCGCGCGCATTTTTCTGAAGCTGCAGCAGCTGATCCGCGAGAACATGAAGGAACTCGCCGCCCTGCTGACCGCCGAGCAGGGCAAGACCCTGCCCGACGCCGAGGGTGATGTCTTTCGCGGCCTGGAAGTGGTCGAGCACGCCAGCGCCATCGGCAACCTGCAGCTGGGCGAACTTGCCAACAACGTGGCCAACGGCGTTGACACCTACACCGTCATGCAGCCGCTGGGCGTGTGCGCCGGCATCACGCCGTTCAACTTCCCGGCCATGATCCCGCTGTGGATGTTCCCCATGGCCATTGCCACCGGCAATACCTTCGTCCTGAAGCCCTCCGAGCAGGATCCGATGGTCACCATGCGCCTTTGCGAGCTGGCGCTGGAAGCCGGCATCCCCCCCGGCGTGCTGAACGTGGTGCATGGCGGCGAGGATGTGGTCAACGCCATCTGCGACCACCCGGACATCAAGGCGATTTCCTTCGTCGGCTCGACCAAGGTCGGCACCCATGTGTACAACCGCGCCAGCCTCGCCGGCAAGCGCGTGCAGTGCATGATGGGCGCCAAGAACCACGCCATCGTCATGCCCGACGCGCATAAGGAGCAGTCGCTCAACGCCCTGGTGGGCGCGGCCTTCGGTGCCGCCGGCCAGCGCTGCATGGCGATCTCCGTCGTGGTGCTGGTGGGCGAGGCGCGCAACTGGGTCTCCGACATCGTGGAAAAGGCCAAGGGCCTGAAGGTCTCGGCCGGCACCACGCCGGGCGCCGATTTGGGCCCGGTGATTTCCTGCCAGGCGCGCGAGCGGGTCGAGAGCCTGATCGAGCGCGGCGTCCAGGAAGGCGCCAAGCTCGAACTCGACGGCCGCAACCCGAAGGTCGAAGGCTTCGAGAAGGGCAACTTCGTCGGCCCGACCATCTTCAGCGGCGTCAAGCCCGGCATGACGATTTACGACCAGGAAGTCTTCGGCCCGGTGCTGGCGATTGTCGAAGCCGACGATCTGGAGCAGGCCATCGACTTCATCAACGCCAACCCCAACGGCAACGGCACGGCCATCTTCACGCAATCGGGCGCAGCCGCGCGCATGTTCCAGGAAGACATCGACGTCGGCCAGGTCGGCATCAACCTGCCGGTGCCGGTGCCGGTGCCGCTGTTCTCCTTCACGGGCAGCCGCGCATCCAAGCTGGGCGACCTCGGCCCCTACGGCAAGCAGGTGGTCTTGTTCTACACCCAGACCAAGACGGTGACCGCCCGCTGGTTCGACGACAGCACGCTGCACCACGGCGTGAACACCACCATCAGCCTGAAGTAA